DNA from Nitrospirota bacterium:
TGGGAATGAATAAAGGATTATGTGAACAAATCATTATTTGAGAGTCTTTTTCTGAAAGATCATTTAAAGTTTCTGCAAGATGTTTTGCTTGAGGTGGGTGTTGATAAATTTCTGGTTCTTCTATTCCCATTATCAATGTTGGGGCTGTTTCATCAGAAAGTTCAGTCAATTCTTGAAGTAAGGCAAGCATATATGACCGTTGCAAACCATGCCCAAATCTTGCCAGTTCACCCTCAAATCCTCGCTCACCGATTTTGAGATATGCCCAAGGTTCTTCAACTTTTACTGACTTATCAGAATCCTGTTTCCACAGAATTTGGGCAGTAATGCCAGGATGCGCCCACGACTCTAAACTATCCTGCAATGTAGAAGATATTGAATCCAATACTGATTGCTCCTCATCCAATATTTTCTGATATTCTTCTTGCGTGTCCTTCTTTAATTTTCCAACTTTTTCGGAAAAATTTACTTTTGACCTAACAGTTCTCGCTAATAATTGTCCTAAAGCTGTGTTCTTTGATTCTTCGGTTTCTTCTGTAGCATCTTTTGATGCAGGAACGAATACCCACTGTACATGGTTAGCTAATCTATTGGCTCCTTTACTCACCCCATAAAACTGATCCTCGCTTGGAATCAAATCGCAATCATCAGGATGCTCCGCTTCATATGCTTTGAGGGCATCCGCCATCGTAGTTTTTGTTCCTGGCCTAGGTAAGTCAGGATATTTCGTTTGCAGATTTTGATAAATAAGCTTCAATTCTGAAACTTTTTCTCCATTCTTATCTGCTTCAAAATATTTTCGAAAATTCTGTAGACCTAAACGATTTCCATATTGTTTTACATCGGCACAATCTGTTGTTGAATCATATTTTGCTACAGAAGAAACGATCAGCTTATCCTGTCTTACATAATCAGATAATTCGGCTTTCGCAGCGTCAGAAAGCTCTGTGAATGTGACTGTGATTTTTACTGGTTCTTCTGTATTTCTGTGATGAAAATCTTCACTTGTAAGTTTGCTAAGATTTGTCTTACTGTCTTTATACTGCCTAAAAAAAACATTCAAAGCATTTAAGACAGTTGATTTCCCTGAACCATTCGCACCGACAAAACAGGTATAGTTATCAAACTTGATTGTCTCATCCTTGAAGCTTCTAAAGTTCTTTATTCTTACAGATTCGATTTTCACGGTTATTCCTTTTTATCTACAGACTGGGTAGGTCATCAAAAATCGTAGGGGGGCAGGTCTACACATTTGACATTCGAATCGTAATTTTGTAAATTTGTGCAATGTGTAGACTTGCCCCCTACGTGACCCTGCAATAAAATTAATTTTAATAAGAACTCATTCTTTCAATACATGCTGGATTATTGCAACGTGCTGAAATATTACCATTATTATCAATGATTTTTTCTAAAGGATATCCACATTCTGGGCATAGTCCTTCTAATTCCTCAAAGATATCGAACTTTTTGTGCAGTTCTTCTTTTAATGATTTTGCATCTTTTGCCAAACTTGACATTTGGGTTGGTGATAACATTTGTTTGCTTAAATCTTCAAATTTAGAAAGAATAAAATTGATTTTTTTAATCAATAAAGTTGAGTCTTGATTTGATCGTCGATAATAGAAATGTGTTATTATCCAACTTGCAATTGCACCTAGAATTACACCTGTAATAATTTCAATCATAAGTCATTAATCTCATTTTTTATTTTCTAATGGCCTAAATGAGGTATAGGGCAACCAGCCTTTGCAAAAAAAGCACAGAGGCTATTCCCTGTTGCCTCGATTGACTTGTTATCTGCTTTATTTCTTTGGTAAATATGCTGTCACCTTTTTAGTTTAGTAATAAGCAGTTCCCGTTACGATTTTTTTTTGGACTAATGGGTGGTCTGGTCAATGGCTCTAATATCACACTTTTTCCAGTAACAATTATTTGAGTCTTCAACATAAGTATGCCATTACTTTCTCTACCTTTATCCACAAAAGAATCGGTTCTGTATTCTGTAAAGTGATCAAGCCCTATATCTTTAGTATGTCCTGTCGTGGGATAAGACAATCTGATATGGTCATCTGTAACTTTATCAACAAACCATAGATCGGGGACATCAACATTACTGCTAAATTTGGGTATAGGATTGATTCTTACCCATCCATTTAGTGTTTTAAGTTTCTTTTTATTCATATCATATGTCCTCCAGATGACAATTATTAAATGTATAGGGAGCTGCTGCAGGAGTTTCTGGACTTCCTGACCACCCGCAAGCCTGTACCTGAAAAAGGCACCCTTTTTATGCTCACTGAGTAAGCGGATTTCTCTCTTTATTACTACATCTGCTCTTCCATAGTCTCCCCGTTCTTCTATATCTTCTTCGGCGATGCAAACCGCCAAATTTATCTACCCTGCTTTCAAAAAATACATATATGAGCCACGGCTCTCAGCCAGCCCCTGCGTAGTTCAGTGAAACACCATGCCAGTCTATCAATTTCCTGGAGGGATCCATTCTTTTTTCGCACTCATCCAGCCATTTGTGGATCTCTTCAACCATGAAAGGCTTTTCGAATATCCTGCAGCCAAGGCTTTTGGCGTATGCATGATCCACCTCTGTCCATGTGCCTGACATCACTGCCTTGTTTTGAACAATGCCTCTGCAACCTTTCTGCATCTGGTTCTGAATGAACTCCAGACCATTCATGTTAGGCATATTGTTGTCGGTAATTAAAATATCACCGCACACTTGACCGGGAGGGCATGAGCATTCTGTATCTGAATGTAAGGCGCAATATGTTGGGTCGGGAAAAGATAAAACCGTGTATCCCCGGCTCTCCAGGATTCTGGATAACAAAGACCGTATCTTCTCATCGTCATCAAAAACAAATGCCCTTAAACTCATAGTGTTCCCTCCCGTAATTAGACTTAATTTATGATTTCCTTTGCATTAACCTCAAAACTCACAGCTCTAAAGGCATATCCAGATCCCTCGCATCCTTGACCCTTTCAATCTCCCCATTCTTTTTCATATAAATCACTTCTTCCACCTGGGCATTAAGGATCATCCTCCTGCAGAGAAGGCAGGGTTTGCCTTCGGCGAATGTGTTATCATCCTCAAAGCCTGCTATGTATATGGTTGAGCCCTTCATCCTCTCCGGGGGCGCATTTACAATAGCGTTCTGCTCAGCATGCACAGCCACGCAGAGTTCATAACGCTCACCCGGGGGTACGTTCAGTTCCTTTCTCCTGCACACACCGGAGTCAATACAGTTCACAGCGCCTCTGGGTGCACCGTTATAGCCTGTGCTCACAATTACATTATCCTTGACAATAACAGCGCCATACCTGCGCCTGAGACAGGTCGACCTTGTGGAAACCACCCTGGCTATCTCAAGGAAATACTCGTCCCAGGAAGGGCGGTTTCGTGGTTCGTTATTCCCGTTTCCTCCGCTACTCATTCTCTTAACCCTCCTTTATTATCAAACAGCAAACTCAGCCACAGATTCACGCAGATTAGCGCTGATATTTTTTCTCTCCCCAAAAACGTTCGGGGCATCCAGAAAGCATTTAAAAGACTGGATTCCGGCTTAAAGACTGCCGGAATGACAGATAGAATAATTGAGTTTATAAACAGACTCTTTTTATCTGTAGTCTCTTTGTATTAAATCCTGATCTGAGTTCATCTGCGAAATCTGCGGCTAAAAACAAAGTCTTTGCTTTTATTGCCTGCTATCCGCACTTTGTATGCCCGCAGTTGCGGCACACAGCGCAGCCGCTCTCATGCTCCACAGTACCGCCGCACTCGGGACATGCCCCTATCTGCATGACCGCATCATTGAGTTTCTTGCCGTTGCCGTTCCCCTTTCCCTTTGTCATGTAAAGCTCAAGGGCCTTGGCAATGGCATCTGCACAGGACGATATCTTTCCGCCGCTTGACCACGCATGCTGGTGGCAGGATATTCCCTTCAGTTGCGTTATAATCTCTTCAGGGGCAATGTTTGACCGCAGAGACAGGCTGACAAGCCTTCCTATCGCCTCTGACTGGCTTGATGCGCAACCGCCTGCCTTGCCTATATGATTGAAGACCTCAAAGGGAAGCCCTTCCTCGTCTTCATTTACAGTGACATAGAGGGTGCCGCAGCCTGTCTTCATTGCCTGGGTCGTACCCTTGATCATATCCGGCCTCTTTCGTGGAATAATCTTCTGTTTCTCTTCTGCTGCCTGCCCGTCCCCTGTGGCCTGGGCATCGGAACTCTCCTTGGTCCCCCTGCTCAGGACCTGGCTCTCCCTTGAGCCATCCCTGTATACGGTAACACCCTTGCACCCGAGCCTGTATGCCCGGAGAAAGACCTCTTTGACATCTTCAGGGGTAGCATGGTTTGGGAAATTAACGGTCTTGCTAACGGCATTGTCAACATGCCTCTGGAAGGCCGCCTGCATACGGATATGGTCCTCAGGTGTGATGTCGTGGGCAGTGATGAAAACTTTTTTTACATCTTCCGGTATCTCCGCAATGCCGAGAATAGAGCCTGTTTCGGAAATCCTCTCCATCATCTCCCTGGAGAAAAAGCCCCTTTCCCTGGCAACAGTCTCAAAGAATGGATTTATCTCAAATAACTTTGTGCCTTCAAGAACGGTCCTGACAAAACAGACCGCAAAGACGGGTTCAACCCCTGAGGAGCAACCTGCAATGATGCTCAGGCTTCCTGTTGGCGCTATTGTGGTGATTGTGGCATTGCGGACCTTTACGCTGCCGGCATAAATGCTTTTATCGTAGTTTGGAAACACACCCCTTACTTCTGCGAGTCCCTCTGATGCCTTTCTGCCCTCTGAGTTGATAAAGCCCATCACCTCTTCAGCCAGGCTCAGGGCCTTTTCAGAATTGTATGGAATGCCGAGTTGAATCAATATATCAGCCCAGCCCATTACCCCAAGACCTATCTTCCTGTTGGCCGTGGTCATCTCCTCGATCTTTTTCAGGGGATACTGGTTTATATCTATGACGTTGTCAAGGAAATGTACTG
Protein-coding regions in this window:
- a CDS encoding ATP-binding protein, which codes for MKIESVRIKNFRSFKDETIKFDNYTCFVGANGSGKSTVLNALNVFFRQYKDSKTNLSKLTSEDFHHRNTEEPVKITVTFTELSDAAKAELSDYVRQDKLIVSSVAKYDSTTDCADVKQYGNRLGLQNFRKYFEADKNGEKVSELKLIYQNLQTKYPDLPRPGTKTTMADALKAYEAEHPDDCDLIPSEDQFYGVSKGANRLANHVQWVFVPASKDATEETEESKNTALGQLLARTVRSKVNFSEKVGKLKKDTQEEYQKILDEEQSVLDSISSTLQDSLESWAHPGITAQILWKQDSDKSVKVEEPWAYLKIGERGFEGELARFGHGLQRSYMLALLQELTELSDETAPTLIMGIEEPEIYQHPPQAKHLAETLNDLSEKDSQIMICSHNPLFIPSDNFEAIRVVREKDNPSPKTSEVFL
- a CDS encoding response regulator, translating into MSLRAFVFDDDEKIRSLLSRILESRGYTVLSFPDPTYCALHSDTECSCPPGQVCGDILITDNNMPNMNGLEFIQNQMQKGCRGIVQNKAVMSGTWTEVDHAYAKSLGCRIFEKPFMVEEIHKWLDECEKRMDPSRKLIDWHGVSLNYAGAG
- a CDS encoding cytidine/deoxycytidylate deaminase family protein; this translates as MSSGGNGNNEPRNRPSWDEYFLEIARVVSTRSTCLRRRYGAVIVKDNVIVSTGYNGAPRGAVNCIDSGVCRRKELNVPPGERYELCVAVHAEQNAIVNAPPERMKGSTIYIAGFEDDNTFAEGKPCLLCRRMILNAQVEEVIYMKKNGEIERVKDARDLDMPLEL
- a CDS encoding vitamin B12-dependent ribonucleotide reductase produces the protein MDLLNSALNLTDNALKVLQKRYLKKDEEGNVTEKPEDMFRRVARAVASADLNYGCSPEEVGTLEDEFYQMVSSLYFLPNSPTLMNAGRRLGQLSACFVLPIEDSMESIFEAVKNAAIIHKSGGGTGFSFSRLRPGGDVVGSTKGISSGPISFMTVFDTATEAVKQGGTRRGANMGMLRIDHPDILGFITCKDDNERLNNFNISVALTDEFMEKVEVDGEYDLINPRTRKVDGRFGAREVFDLIVRHSWQNGEPGIVFIDRINQSNPTPQAGEIESTNPCGEQPLLPYESCNLGSINLAKMVQNGEVDWEHLRVITHKAVHFLDNVIDINQYPLKKIEEMTTANRKIGLGVMGWADILIQLGIPYNSEKALSLAEEVMGFINSEGRKASEGLAEVRGVFPNYDKSIYAGSVKVRNATITTIAPTGSLSIIAGCSSGVEPVFAVCFVRTVLEGTKLFEINPFFETVARERGFFSREMMERISETGSILGIAEIPEDVKKVFITAHDITPEDHIRMQAAFQRHVDNAVSKTVNFPNHATPEDVKEVFLRAYRLGCKGVTVYRDGSRESQVLSRGTKESSDAQATGDGQAAEEKQKIIPRKRPDMIKGTTQAMKTGCGTLYVTVNEDEEGLPFEVFNHIGKAGGCASSQSEAIGRLVSLSLRSNIAPEEIITQLKGISCHQHAWSSGGKISSCADAIAKALELYMTKGKGNGNGKKLNDAVMQIGACPECGGTVEHESGCAVCRNCGHTKCG